The DNA window AGTGGGTTTGAAAGGAAGTGGATTCAGTAAGAGTATTATATGTAAGAGAAAGGGTACGATGGCTGTATGGACCTGTGGGGataaagacatttttgttttgttttttcttaaactaaGAATGTTACAGCATGCTTTTTTTCTGGTGGATATAATACAGTGAGGAGGGAAAAATGatgcagaaggaagagaagatgatTGCAAGAATACGCTGTTGAGTAAATAGATTGGAGAGGGAAGGATCCGTGCCCAAGGGGAGAGCTTTATTAAGGTCCACAGACAATTTATGAATTGCAACAGGATAGAGCAGACAGCATGAGGGCTCTCAGTGGACAGCCAGTCATGGCTAAAAGGTGAGTATCATTTAGAGAAAAGGTCGTAGATACAGTAGGGTTTTGCTGTTGTTAAATTATGAATTCTAAATGGTAGAGTGGGAAAGTTTGGAGAATTGATAACCAGGTGGAAAATTGGGTCAGATGAGGATCTTTCAGAGCATATTGGGATAAGAATTGGAACAATAACTTCAAACAGTTTGGGCTTTTCCTGTAACCTGAGACAAAGAGAGGGTATAAGGCTTAATCAGATTAAGCTTTGGAGGGAGGCATCTTAACAGGAAAGTAGAAAATCGATTTTAGCGATCATGTCTTTCTTGAGACCGGTCTTTTTGCTAGTTTGAGGAGGTAGAGTGGGATTCCAGCAGTCGATCCTCAGGAGCACTCAGAGTTTGCTGGACTCCCCTTTGCTCTCGCTGATGGCAGTgtcagggctggaggagggcggTGTGTGAGGAGCACATGGAATTCTGTGGGGACCCTTTGCAGACCAGGATCTGAACACATATAACCACCTTCACTGCTCCTGAGACCGTCATCTCCCACCTGCTCCCACTGCATCAGCCGCCACACTCGCTCTTCCATTTCTACTTGTGCCTCTACCACCATCTTTCCGTGCTCGACAACCAGACCATCCACTGAAACACCTTCGTTGTTTGCTCCAAATCCTGCAGTGATTTTCCCCTGTTTTCATAGTAAAATCCAGAGTCCTCACCAGACCTACAAAGCTTGTCCTGATTTCTCTGATGTCCTGTTTTCCCTCCCATTGTTTTGTTCACTCCACTCCAGCTACACCATCTCCTTGTTACTCTTCAAATACACCAAGAATACTCCCAACTCACATTTTTATCCTAAGTCGCCCTCTCTGCCTAGAACATATTTCTCCCAAGGGAGTGTGTGCTCGGTTCTGCCAATTCcttctggtttctgctcagttATTGCCTTTCCAGAGAGGCCTTTCTGGATTGCTCTCTATGTAGAAGAGCTGatcctcctttatttttcctcatagcACTTATTCATAAGTTAAGTACAATactgtcttattttgcttaagTAAACTccacaaataaactttatttggTCACTGCTATTTCTTCAATGCCTAAAACaatatttaacttattaaatTATTGAATAATTACCACAAGTGTTTACATGCCAATTGGCTAGGATACTCTTGGTGAGGccagaagagggagagatgggacCATGGCTAACTACAGAGAACTCAAGTTACAAACATTAAATATGCTGAAGGATGTGATATTCTTGGGAGGTGAAATGCCCCCTCGAGGCTGGGTTTTGGTGATAGGAATATGTAGTGAGGGTAAGCAGCCGTATCTCTCTCTGTGAAAGAGACAATGGTAACAGTCCAGAAAAGTCCTAAGATTGTGACAATAGCAATTTAGTAAGAAATTCCTAAGAGGATATGTACTTACTGAGACCTGGCTGAAATATGGAGTTTTCCTACTCTGACCCACCAGGCCCTTCTTCTTCCACCTTCAACCTTGAACAGTTGGAACATGAGAAATTGAGGAAATCTTTATGACTAAATAGCTGcgtttatatacattatttcccctttttgttATGTTATGACTTTCTTCCTCTACACATAGGTCTGTGTCATGTTTTTAGGTATTTGTGTGCTGCTGTGCATGCCCATGGCTGTCTGTGCAGTGTTATGAATGTATGTGCCTTTCTATGTAAATATTTGGCTATGTGAccttgtgtatgtgtgcacacctGTCTGGGGCTACATATACACATTCTTGGGCATGAGAATATGGTATGATATCTGTGCTTGTGGTTCTATGTGTGCCATATACTTCTTTATCTCTATATTAATGTATGcatgggatgtgtgtgtgtatgtacgtgtgtgtgtgtgtgcgcgcgtgcatgcTCATGTCTGCATTGTAAGTGAGAAGGGGATATCACACACAGATAGTGgcctttcttgaaaaaaaaaaaaaaaaaaaaaaaaaaagccaaacctcAGATGGGGGCATGTGGGAGTAGCCATTTTATTGACAGATCTTCTACCCTTGGCCAATGCTTTGTGACTGAAAGCATAGGAAGAGGTGGAAGGAGCAGATGATGTAGTCAAACAGGTCAGCAGGCAGGTGACAAGCACAGAAACAGGCATGATGGTTAGAATCCCTGAGATCTCTTGAGCTTGCGAATAGCGGCATCAATGTCCCCCTCATTAGCAATGAGTGCCTGCAGATTGGCATGGTAGTTCCCAAATCCCATGGCCTGGAGAGATTCCATTTGCTGGCTGAAACGAATCTCAGGGGCTTGTGGAGGATGGGAAGAGTCTCCAGCTAAGGACTGTAGCCTCTGCAGGGCTGTTCCGGATTTGTGGCAGCACTCAGGACCTTTGGGTTCAGCCATATCTGGCACATCCCAGACCCAAGGCACTGTTTCAGGTTAGCTACAGCTAGGTGAAGGAAGCCAACCCAGGCCCCACAGATAGGGCGCAACCCAGGGTAGAAGAACAGGAGCCTCTGTGGCCAACAGCTGCAGACCTTGCTCAATCTGCAGTATTGCTTGTGATGCTCTCGGGTTGGCTAGGGCTAGAAGAGTGTCAGAAAGCTCTGTCTGCTGCAGGAATGTGGGCAGCTGCTGCCTACACTGTTCGCTCAGCTGGGGCATAGTTATGAACAACATCATCTGAGCTGCCAAATAGGGATTGTTCAAAAGTAACTGCATCATGCTTCCAGTGATCTGGGAGCTGGTCTGCTCATCTGACAGCTGGGGGTCTCCCTCTAATTTCTGGTCAGAGCTATTTAGAGAAATGGTGGTATCTTTGTCCTctccctggggctgctgggtgaGCTCTATGCTAGGTAGGGCTGGTACGCCATCTGGTTGCTGTATGGCACAATTATGACTCCAGCCTTCGGTGGAGATAGCAGTAGTACTGGCACTGGAAGTGTGGCTCACCTTGTTGGGGTCAACATTGGCTGAGGTGTTGGAGGATAAACCACGGGAACTAGTATAGATGACTCTGGTGGTAGGGAGTTGTGGGAGCTGGTCCTGTCGTTTCTGGGGTTGTGGTGGAGATGGAGGTGAAGACTGAGCTGGTTCTAACACATGTCCTCCTAGGAGAGCTGTGAAAGGGTTGCCCCCAAAGGGATCTTGCAAGCTGTTGAGCATGTGGTTGTTGCAATCAGCAGAACTCTGGTCCAGGGCATTGTCCCCACCTGGCATTGTCTCTAAGTCCGAGTATGACTGTGGGCTCAGTGGATGCTCAATAGTCTGTTCAGGTTGCTCAATCTGCATTATCTCCTGAATCATGGCAAGGTTTCTGGCCAGCTCCAGAGTCTGCCGTAGGATTTCAGAATTTTCAAGGAGGTGAGAGACTTCTGGGTTCTGCTGCATCCACTGCTGCATGTCTGGGTGTTCTGAGATGAACTGTCTCATGAGGCCCAGGTTGGACAGGAGCTGCTGGATGCTAGGATTCTGTAGCATCTGTTCTATGCACTCCGGACTATCCATTTCCAGATCCTGGGTTTGCACTTTGGGCACATCAGGATCCATAGGGAGGGCTGATTCCACTGGGGTGTGACTCACATCGGCAGGTTGGTATACCCCATTGTTGTTTCCTTTCGTGTTTCTATCCCGGTGGCAGGGATCTTTGGTCAACAGGTTCTGGGAAGAATGGGCTAGGGATCTGGATCTGTGTTTGGACTTGATTACCAAATGAATGGTGTGGCCATCTAGGATGCCCCTCTGGCCCAGTGTGTCATGGTCTTTAAGAAGGCGGCCCATGAAGACCAGCACTAGTTGGTCCATTTGACACTTAAAGTGAGCGGATAGCTTCTCCTTGAACTGACTCACCAAAATGTTGTCTGCTATCATAAACTCTTCCTGCTTGCCTGCTGTCTTCACTATCACTCGGGTGACACTTGGAGGGATGTTCCTGTCTGTAGGCAAACCTGAAGGATGCCCACTCTGGGCCATTCTGGGTGTTCGAGAGATGACATGCGGCATGGACCTTAGTGGGAGGGCGGATGGTGAGCAGGTGGAAGCTAGGGCAGAAGGGGTAAGGGCAGACAAATGTTTCTGCTCGCCTTCTCAGGTGTCTTGTTCTCAGGCCAAAGGTTAGTTTCCTTGTTTGCCCAAAAAGCGATGAGTGAGAGGCTGGGACCAGGTATTTTGTGATGTTATACTCCCCACCCCAGGTCTCCAGATGCGGCCCAGCTGAGGCCTGTTGTGGCTACTGATTCATACTTAGTACAAGGTGGGCTAAGTAAAGATGACTCCACCCAGGGATGCCCCTCCCTTTTGCCCCACCCACAGATACTCAAACCTCTTCAAAAAAAGGGATATTGTGATGTTAACTCTAGTCTCACAGCCTCTCCCAGGACTAGCTGGGGAAATAAAGACATatttgtgtgtgggtgggggatACCAGGTCTccatagtaaaattaaaaaggtcATTTTCCAGAAAGCAGGAGACAAAGTTCTTAGGATggaactattaaaaaagaaaaaagaaaaagaccagatTGCTTATGTGAGATGTGTTTCTCTGTGTTGCTGTGTGGGAGTCCCTGTTGGAATGATAGGCTTGTTATAATGGAAATTTGAGTTTATTGAAACCATAGATAAAACTACATTACCTGTTAGAATGGAGTCTTTCCTATAGGAAGGATCTTATCACTTTTGTTAGTGATTTTGAAAAAGTGAGGccttgcaaaataaaatggagcaaGAACAAAGTTCACAAGGGGAAGAGGGGGTCATGTATTTCTCTGGCTCTAGGCTTAGGGATTCTGGACTTAACTGAGAGTGCCCTCATATGGGGAATGATTTCTTCTATTCTAGAAGCATTGGCTCCCCAATGGCCCTTTAGGGCCATTTAAAATTAAAGGTGTGTGAGCCTTCCTTGCaaagtatttttattcatctatcacTTGGTCTTTTCTACATGTCATTATAGCAGAACTTGAAGAAAGATTTGTTTCAATGTCTAAGCCCAGTCTCCAGTGCCCACCTTTGTGTCAAAGCATTAGGGAGAGAGATGCCTGTAAGTCAAGAGGTGGCAGGAGAGGTGATTCATAGTGAAATTCTTAACAGGACAACTAAAAGAGATTCTCAGTTCCATGCAGCTTTAGAGGATGGTGCTTGATCTTTATTTGGATAGTGGATGAATTTTCTGTTAATAGATATgtcaaaatgtatatttatgtctatgtatatggaatattatatatgtCTGATTGGATGCATATTTATGAATGTGTATAAATGGGGAAGTATAAGCATGAGACAGGATGTATAAAGTATTCTTGTATCCTCCATGTGACTGTGAAGACTTTGGGATCTGAAACCTTGAACACTCCATCCGACTGCATGGAAGGGAGGTGAACCATTGCAAATAGATAAGTAACAGGTGGAGTGTCTGGGTCTGTATGCTCTCATCTGTATGCAAAAAAATTACAGATGGTTGCCCGGGAGACTTCCTATGTCACATCAAATGAATCACTATTGAGAATGTACAGACCACCTGCTCAGTCCATGTCAGACCCTCTTCATGCTCAGCCTTTAGTTGCTCACCTCCTAGAATGGAACTCAAGCCTAAGCCCCTCTCTCAGTTGCACTCAGAGTGAGATTGAGTCAGGACAGGGAAACACTGATTTTTACACCAAGATGCTGTGGTTTTCTCCCTAGATACCCTGGAAGAGGTTGAGGATAAAAAAGATGGCCTGTACATCCTATTCTAATGACAAGTTGTTCTGGATCTTCTTCTGCACTGGAACCAGAAGCTCTCCAACTAACACTTGCTTTTCTAAGCCTAGTTCACAGAATTTTATAATTGTAGGAGCTGTATTCACAGTTTTCAAAAAACAGAATAGGatatttgttttacaaattgGAGTGCAGCTCCTACAATTGTAGGATTCTAGTAAAGAGGTGCCTCGTTAGGGTTAGTGTTTGTTTCCTAATCAAACCCCAATCAAATCCACCTAGACCATTATTTAAAAGAACTTTAATGTGATGATTGAGTTATCAGTTTTACAGAATTAATTATAAAGAATGatcaatcataaaaatataatcaacatTTCTCAATCAATAGGACTGATGGCCATTTTTGGAGGGGGAATGATCCTTCTGGAGGGTAAGGAGGAGGACATATGCTTCTCCCAATACTCTGCCCCAGGGATCTCAGGGACTGGAAGATTTGTTGGGTTTGATAGGCTTTGGTGCAGTAGGAAGCCAAGAGAGATTTTCAGCTGGTAGCTTTGATGGCCTATGCTTCAGCGTCTGGAAGCTGAGGTCATAATTGACCAGATAGCCATCATTGTAGACATAAAGCTTGTGATCCAAGGGAGAGTAATTGATGCCATGCAGTGTTTCCAGCATTTTATCCAGCAGGATACTGAGATGGTGCTCCCGCCCAGTGGTAGTGTCAAAAGCATAGAATATCTCTTCTTGGCGAGTGCTCAGTGGGCGTAGGGCATAGAGCACTCCACAGGCCATGAAGGCTCCTGACATGGCTGGCTTGTACTGGCTCGTGTGCCAGGTTTTCTCCACATCTAAGGTGCTGGTATTGAGGCGACTCACAACCAGGTTTCCCTTGCTCTCCTCGGTGGCATAGAGCACCCACAGCCCATTCTCATCTCCAGCGAAATCTAAATCTTTCCAGGACACACCAACATAGGAGAAGCGGTTGTTGTAGGTGGCACTGGGCAATGGGCGTTGTAGCACCAGGGTATTGGAAGAAAGATCCACCTTGGCAATGTCACGTGTGCCATAGTAGTTAAAGTACATGAAGTTTTCATACACGGTGTTACCACTGCCATCGCCATAGCCCATTGACCTCTCCTTATAGTTCTTCATCAATACCAGGTCATCATAGGACTTGTACAGCTGGTAGTATTCAAAGTACCTAGACCAAGGCGCAGATCAGAATTATCAGGGTTCACGATGTTAATAAAAATGAGCAGGCTAGTGTTCAAATTGATAGCAGGAACTTTGGAATCATACAGAACTAACAGGTAATCTCTCTTCTTCTACTTACAACATACTGTGacaaaaaataactgtaaaaaatCATTAACAGCAATAACATTAACAATAATGTCCATTGTTTCAATGCCCCATGGACACTGTgcgtgcattatctcatttaattctagtGAAAATACCATAAGGTAGGTTTTATCCCCAGAGATTTGGAGACTGGGTCTCAGAAAGactaagtaatttgctcaaaatCCCTCAGCTCATAACTAAAATCCATTAAAAGAATAACAGAAGAATCTATCTCATTGATTGTCAGGACTAActgaaataatgcaaataaaacaattaatagaATATTTATCTCAAAGTAAGCAATCAACAAGTGatggctattatttttttcttctttatggatGTTCTTCTGTACCTAGACTCCACTGCTTTCCATCTGCCCCTGAGACACCAGTGTCCTGTGGCAGGATGTAGTTCTGGAGCTAGACTTGGAGAGATTTATGCTCATTGAGGTCACTTTGGAAAGGCCTTTAAATTATCCCTGAatgaggtgcctgagtgggtcagtcagttaagtgtctgactcttgatctcaactcagatca is part of the Suricata suricatta isolate VVHF042 chromosome 11, meerkat_22Aug2017_6uvM2_HiC, whole genome shotgun sequence genome and encodes:
- the UBQLNL gene encoding ubiquilin-like protein gives rise to the protein MPHVISRTPRMAQSGHPSGLPTDRNIPPSVTRVIVKTAGKQEEFMIADNILVSQFKEKLSAHFKCQMDQLVLVFMGRLLKDHDTLGQRGILDGHTIHLVIKSKHRSRSLAHSSQNLLTKDPCHRDRNTKGNNNGVYQPADVSHTPVESALPMDPDVPKVQTQDLEMDSPECIEQMLQNPSIQQLLSNLGLMRQFISEHPDMQQWMQQNPEVSHLLENSEILRQTLELARNLAMIQEIMQIEQPEQTIEHPLSPQSYSDLETMPGGDNALDQSSADCNNHMLNSLQDPFGGNPFTALLGGHVLEPAQSSPPSPPQPQKRQDQLPQLPTTRVIYTSSRGLSSNTSANVDPNKVSHTSSASTTAISTEGWSHNCAIQQPDGVPALPSIELTQQPQGEDKDTTISLNSSDQKLEGDPQLSDEQTSSQITGSMMQLLLNNPYLAAQMMLFITMPQLSEQCRQQLPTFLQQTELSDTLLALANPRASQAILQIEQGLQLLATEAPVLLPWVAPYLWGLGWLPSPSCS
- the LOC115306984 gene encoding olfactomedin-4-like — translated: MQPYLALLITILLLPLVLPGQPQLVPGSRGEDGLCHCVVYLTNDLIRLKELEQLQSTARELMDKYDQEFSKVANGSLTLKLLADSDQLGLCALRQEVDILKSQLRECEKQQEEASRHSGLPLPPGSCAHGGLQKVSRPFVVQLNWRGFSHKAGAWGRDSAPNPDSSLYWVAPLSEDSRYFEYYQLYKSYDDLVLMKNYKERSMGYGDGSGNTVYENFMYFNYYGTRDIAKVDLSSNTLVLQRPLPSATYNNRFSYVGVSWKDLDFAGDENGLWVLYATEESKGNLVVSRLNTSTLDVEKTWHTSQYKPAMSGAFMACGVLYALRPLSTRQEEIFYAFDTTTGREHHLSILLDKMLETLHGINYSPLDHKLYVYNDGYLVNYDLSFQTLKHRPSKLPAENLSWLPTAPKPIKPNKSSSP